One genomic window of Scatophagus argus isolate fScaArg1 chromosome 16, fScaArg1.pri, whole genome shotgun sequence includes the following:
- the LOC124073596 gene encoding transcription factor Sox-9-A-like, which translates to MNLLDPYIKMTEEQEKCHSDAPSPSMSEDSAGSPCPSGSGSDTENTRPSDNHLHLGADYKKENEEEKFPVCIRDAVSQVLKGYDWTLVPMPVRVNGSSKNKPHVKRPMNAFMVWAQAARRKLADQYPHLHNAELSKTLGKLWRLLNEVEKRPFVEEAERLRVQHKKDHPDYKYQPRRRKSVKNGQNDPEDGEQTHISPNAIFKALQQADSPASSLGEVHSPGEHSGQSQGPPTPPTTPKTDLPSSKTDLKREGRPMQEGTSRQLNIDFGAVDIGELSSEVISNMGSFDVDEFDQYLPPHSHAGVTGAAQAGYTGSYGINSSSVSQAANVGAHAWMSKQQQQQHSLTTLGGGGEQGQQGQQRTTQIKTEQLSPSHYSEQQGSPQHVTYGSFNLQHYSTSAYPSITRAQYDYSDHQGGANSYYSHAAGQGSGLYSTFSYMSPSQRPMYTPIADNTGVPSVPQTHSPQHWEQQPIYTQLSRP; encoded by the exons ATGAATCTCCTCGACCCTTACATAAAGATGACAGAAGAACAGGAGAAGTGTCACTCTGACGCTCCCAGCCCCAGCATGTCTGAGGACTCCGCAGGCTCGCCGTGCCCGTCCGGGTCGGGGTCGGACACTGAGAACACCCGGCCGTCCGACAACCACCTCCACCTGGGTGCAGACTACAAGAAAGAGAACGAAGAGGAAAAGTTCCCCGTGTGTATCAGAGATGCTGTGTCTCAGGTGCTGAAGGGCTACGACTGGACGCTGGTGCCAATGCCGGTGCGGGTCAACGGCTCAAGTAAAAATAAACCTCACGTCAAAAGACCCATGAACGCATTCATGGTGTGGGCTCAAGCTGCGAGGAGGAAGCTGGCCGATCAATACCCGCATCTGCACAACGCGGAACTCAGCAAAACCCTGGGCAAACTTTGGAG ATTACTCAACGAAGTAGAGAAGCGCCCGTTTGTGGAAGAAGCTGAGCGTTTGAGGGTGCAGCATAAGAAGGACCACCCCGACTACAAATATCAGCCAAGGCGGAGAAAATCTGTCAAGAACGGGCAAAACGATCCCGAGGACGGCGAGCAAACCCACATCTCTCCAAATGCGATCTTCAAGGCGCTGCAGCAGGCCGATTCTCCAGCGTCGAGTTTGGGCGAGGTGCATTCTCCAGGAGAGCATTCAG GTCAGTCCCAGGGCCCACCAACACCCCCAACCACCCCCAAGACAGACCTGCCCTCCAGCAAAACTGACCTGAAGCGCGAGGGCCGCCCCATGCAGGAGGGCACCAGTCGCCAGCTCAACATCGACTTTGGAGCTGTGGACATTGGCGAGCTGAGCAGCGAGGTCATCTCCAACATGGGGAGCTTTGATGTCGATGAGTTTGATCAGTACCTGCCACCTCACAGCCACGCCGGGGTGACCGGAGCAGCCCAGGCTGGCTACACCGGCAGTTACGGCATCAACAGCTCCTCAGTCAGCCAAGCAGCCAACGTTGGGGCTCACGCTTGGATgtccaagcagcagcagcagcaacattcTCTAACCACCctgggtggaggaggtgagcaAGGCCAGCAGGGTCAACAGAGAACCACCCAGATCAAGACAGAGCAGCTGAGCCCGAGCCACTACAGTGAGCAGCAGGGCTCCCCACAGCACGTCACCTACGGGTCCTTCAACCTGCAGCACTACAGCACCTCTGCTTACCCCTCCATCACAAGAGCGCAGTATGACTATTCAGACCACCAAGGTGGTGCCAACTCCTACTACAGCCATGCAGCTGGCCAAGGCTCTGGCCTGTACTCCACCTTCAGCTACATGAGCCCCAGCCAGAGGCCGATGTACACCCCAATTGCTGACAACACCGGGGTGCCCTCAGTGCCCCAGACCCACAGTCCACAGCACTGGGAGCAGCAGCCCATTTACACACAGCTGTCCAGGCCATGA